From the genome of Xiphophorus couchianus chromosome 6, X_couchianus-1.0, whole genome shotgun sequence, one region includes:
- the LOC114146215 gene encoding calcium-binding mitochondrial carrier protein Aralar1-like has product MAVKVQSTKRGDPNELKTIFQKYASVVDKDGDRFMTPEDFVQKYLGLHTRIHHNPKTVQLIAAVADTTKDGLISFQEFLAFESVLCAPDALFIVAFQLFDKTGTGTVSFENARDIFSQTTVHHHIPFNWDCEFIRLHFGNNRQKQLSYLEFTQFLQELQLEHARQAFAQKDKGKNGAISALDFSDIMSTIRHHMLTPFVEENLVSAAGGSTAHMVSFSYFNAFNSLLNNMEMIRKIYSTMAGTRKDTQVTKEEFVHAANKFGQITPMEIDILYQLSGLHSASGRLNLADIERIAPLEEGSLPYNLVESQKQSHGESSRPVWLQVAESAYRFTLGSIAGATGATAVYPIDLVKTRMQNQRSTGSFVGELMYKNSFDCAKKVLRYEGFFGFYRGLVPQLIGVAPEKAIKLTVNDFVRDKFTDKDNAIPLFAEILAGGCAGGSQVIFTNPLEIVKIRLQVAGEITTGPRVSALSVVRDLGFFGLYKGAKACFLRDIPFSAIYFPAYAHLKTQFADEQGRLGPLQLLSAGAIAGIPAASLVTPADVIKTRLQVAARAGQTTYSGVVDCFRKIMREEGFSALWKGAGARMCRSSPQFGVTLVTYELLQRWFYVDFGGHRPTGSEPSPKSPNLELPPINAEHVGGYRLAAATFAGVENKFGLHLPKFKSSGVTSIHHPEAAVSGPAKAP; this is encoded by the exons ATGGCGGTCAAG GTGCAATCTACCAAACGTGGGGACCCAAATGAGCTGAAGACCATTTTCCAGAAG TACGCCAGTGTAGTGGACAAGGATGGCGATAGGTTCATGACCCCGGAAGACTTTGTCCAGAAGTATCTGGGACTGCACACACGGATTCACCACAACCCCAAAACGGTCCAGCTCATCGCCGCTGTAGCCGACACCACAAAGGACGG GCTGATCTCATTCCAGGAGTTTCTTGCTTTTGAATCGGTGCTGTGTGCGCCTGACGCCCTCTTCATAGTTGCCTTCCAGCTGTTTGATAAGACTGGAACCGGCACTGTTTCATTTG AGAATGCGCGAGACATCTTTAGCCAGACCACAGTGCACCACCACATTCCCTTCAACTGGGACTGCGAGTTCATCCGTCTCCACTTTGGCAACAACCGCCAGAAACAGCTCAGCTACTTGGAGTTCACCCAGTTCCTGCAG GAACTGCAGCTGGAGCACGCACGCCAGGCGTTTGCCCAGAAGGACAAAGGGAAGAATGGCGCCATCTCCGCGCTGGACTTCAGTGACATTATGTCCACAATCCGGCACCACATGCTCACACCCTTCGTGGAGGAGAATCTCGTCTCG gctGCAGGGGGCAGCACTGCTCACATGGTCAGCTTCTCCTACTTCAATGCCTTCAATTCCCTCCTGAACAACATGGAGATGATCCGTAAGATCTACAGCACAATGGCCGGCACACGGAAGGACACGCAAGTGACTAAAG aGGAATTTGTTCATGCTGCCAACAAGTTTGGCCAAATTACTCCTATGGAAATTGATATTCTGTACCAGTTATCAGGCCTGCACTCTGCTTCTGG aCGTCTGAACCTGGCCGACATTGAAAGAATAGCTCCACTAGAGGAGGGCAGTCTCCCCTATAACCTGGTTGAATCCCAGAAACAG TCCCACGGGGAATCTTCCAGGCCTGTGTGGCTCCAGGTTGCAGAGTCGGCCTACAGGTTCACTCTGGGCTCCATTGCTGGCG ccACCGGAGCCACAGCAGTGTATCCAATCGACTTGGTGAAGACCCGAATGCAGAACCAGAGGTCCACCGGATCATTTGTCGGAGAGCTGATGTACAAGAACAGCTTCGACTGCGCAAAGAAGGTTCTCCGCTACGAAGGTTTCTTTGGCTTCTACAGAG GTCTGGTTCCTCAGCTCATTGGTGTGGCGCCTGAGAAGGCTATCAAACTCACT GTGAATGACTTTGTAAGAGACAAATTCACAGACAAAGACAACGCAATTCCTTTATTTGCTGAGATTCTGGCTGGTGGTTGT GCCGGAGGCTCACAGGTAATCTTCACCAACCCTCTGGAGATTGTGAAGATTCGCTTGCAGGTCGCAGGTGAGATCACCACTGGGCCTCGAGTCAGCGCTTTGAGCGTGGTCCGTGACCTTGGCTTCTTCGGCCTGTATAAG GGTGCTAAAGCTTGCTTCCTAAGGGACATTCCCTTCTCAGCCATCTACTTCCCTGCATACGCTCACCTTAAGACTCAATTTGCTGATGAACAAGGCAGACTAGGACCTCTGCAGCTTCTTAGTGCTGGAGCAATTGCAG GTATCCCTGCGGCCTCCCTCGTTACACCTGCTGATGTCATTAAGACGCGTCTGCAGGTCGCAGCACGAGCAGGACAGACCACCTACTCAGGGGTTGTTGATTGCTTCAGAAAGATTATGAGGGAGGAAGGGTTCAGCGCTTTGTGGAAGGGAGCAGGAG CTCGAATGTGTCGGTCCTCCCCTCAGTTTGGTGTGACTCTGGTGACTTACGAACTTTTGCAGCGGTGGTTCTACGTTGATTTTGGTGGACA TCGCCCAACTGGAAGTGAACCGTCACCCAAGTCTCCCAATTTAGAGCTTCCTCCCATCAACGCGGAACACGTCGGAGGCTACCGCCTGGCCGCAGCCACTTTTGCCGGAGTGGAGAACAAGTTCGGCCTCCACCTCCCCAAATTCAAGTCGTCTGGCGTCACCTCCATTCATCACCCAGAGGCAGCTGTCTCTGGTCCAGCGAAGGCACCATAA
- the metap1d gene encoding methionine aminopeptidase 1D, mitochondrial, producing MMFRSRDHNRSYLMAAAVARCSVGLPSRKGVGCFLRRVSSLGRWSRSKDLLCEQHRSFFWRKWKSSHNVVRPATVRPAYAVPKHIVQPDYVSTGLVPEWPDYIEIKNQEQIEGLARACQLARHVLLLAGGSLRVGMTTDEIDFIVHQETIRHNGYPSPLGYGGFPKSVCTSVNNVVCHGIPDSRKLEDGDIINIDVTVYSDGYHGDTSETFLIGQVDDVGQRLVETARRCRDEAIAVCKPGTQLCVIGNTISEIAQSNGFQVCPYFIGHGIGSYFHCHPEIWHHANDNDITMDEGMSFTIEPIVMEGSPEFRILKDKWTAVSVDDKRSAQFEHTVLITSDGVKILTKLPEENNL from the exons ATGATGTTTCGATCACGTGACCACAACAGGTCCTATTTAATGGCGGCCGCCGTTGCTCGCTGCTCTGTGGGGCTCCCCAGCAGGAAAG GAGTGGGTTGTTTCCTGCGAAGAGTTTCGTCTCTCGGAAGGTGGAGTCGCTCCAAAGATCTTCTGTGTGAGCAACATCGTAGCTTTTTCTGGCGGAAATGGAAAAGTTCTCACAACGTGGTTCGGCCTGCTACTGTTCGGCCAGCCTACGCAGTACCTAAG CACATCGTGCAGCCTGACTACGTCAGCACTGGGCTGGTCCCAGAATGGCCAGACTACATCGAGATCAAGAACCAAGAGCAGATCGAAGGCCTTGCTAGAGCGTGTCAACTAGCCAGACACGTACTGCTACTTGCTGGAGGCAGTCTGAGA GTTGGCATGACAACAGATGAAATAGACTTTATTGTGCACCAGGAGACAATCAGGCACAATGGTTACCCCTCCCCTCTTGGATATGGAGGTTTTCCTAAGTCAGTCTGTACATCTGTGAACAATGTGGTGTGTCATGGCATACCTGACAG TCGCAAACTTGAAGATGGTGACATTATCAACATCGACGTCACA GTGTATTCGGATGGTTACCATGGTGACACCTCAGAAACCTTCTTGATTGGTCAGGTGGATGATGTCGGGCAACGGCTGGTAGAGACGGCGAGGCGTTGCAGAGATGAGGCCATTGCCGTATGCAAACCAGGAACACAGCTTTGTGTTATAGGAAATACTATCAG TGAAATAGCCCAGTCCAATGGCTTTCAAGTTTGTCCGTATTTCATTGGGCATGGAATAGGCTCGTATTTTCATTGCCATCCTGAGATTTGGCACCATG CTAATGATAATGACATAACCATGGATGAAGGGATGTCTTTCACAATAG AGCCTATAGTGATGGAGGGGTCTCCAGAGTTCAGAATCCTTAAGGACAAATGGACCGCGGTGTCGGTCGACGATAAAAG GTCAGCTCAGTTTGAACACACGGTGCTCATCACATCTGACGGAGTGAAGATTCTCACCAAACTACCAGAAGAAAACAATCTGTGA